The genomic DNA ctctctctctctggcaggTGTGCAAAGAGATAAAATGTCCATACCTTTTCCTGGCGGGGCGACATGACATACGTGTGGGTGGTGATGGCCGGGGCAGGTTGATGCATCGTGTAGTACACCGGGTAGGTCGACATGCTGATGGTGGGGGAGGGGACGTAGCTTCCACCCGGGGGCGGGACCGGGTACAGGGTGGTTCCTGGTACAGATCGGCTCGAGTAGTACCCTGTATTGTAACCTGAATGCGGAGTATGACTGTCTGAATGGCGTGGAAGAACGGCCCTACACGTAAAAGCTCGCTGGTGCAAAAAGCGAGAGAACGAGGGACAGTACGTACCCACGAAttcagaaggagaagaagaggtTTTCTGAACGTAGAGGAAAATGAGACAAAGGTGTAATATAATACATATCGTACACGGCTAGGTATATAAGTAGAATGTGCATACATGCATATTTATTACATGCAtgccagaaagagagagacagagacagacagagacaaagacagacggagacagacatactttaacagagagatagacagaaagacagacggatagacatAGAGcaaatgagacagacagacagacagacacacacacacacacattcacacacacatacacacacacacacacacacacacacacatacacacacacacacacacacagatagacggaaagactgacagagacagacaaacagagagatagccagtcagatagacagacagagacagagagagcactACATTTGCAGACAACAAAACATGCAGGTTTCATTCATGTCAGCAAAACAACTAATAATCAACGTTCGGAACAACAAATCCAAGAAAATTAAGAACATCAATTCAACTCAGGGCACATAGTCCTCCTTTATCCTTACAAAACACCGACATTAAAACGACCCCAAACACTCgcaacaaacatacaagcacAAGAAAAACACCTTCCCTTCAAGAGAGAGCAAGAACATACAAAAAAAGcacaaataaacacagacagacacgcagacacagacagacagacagacagagacaatgagagaCATGGTAGCTGGAGGTGTTGCCCTACTCGACGCTGCTTTATGGACGTCAACCACGACTGATGATAGGAGTAAGAGGCAAAACAAAACTGCTGACCTCAACAGACCAACCGGTCTATCCGCCATCTtgcccccctcacacacaaacatgcccaGCTAACCCGCTCATCTCAACCACTCATTCCAGCCGCAATGCGAGATCTAAATTAGCCTTTCTTACCATAGTAAGCCATTGTCGATCACTGCTCAAGGGATTTCTTCAAACACTGAAATCTGTTCACCAAGCAAAAGACGATGGCGAAGACGATGACGATGAAAAGGACAGCAAATGAAATGTTtatctaaatgtttttgttATCTATTTTTAGCATCATCTGTTTGTTCTTTAGTTTTTCTGGGCCATTGGTAAATTCAGTTGACGATCGACGTTCCACTGAATGAAAGTCTTTCCTgaaacatttttgaaaaaaggtTTTTAGTCGGACGTAGCAGCTAGTAGACctttctttgtttggtgtttaacgtcgttttcaaccacgaagattatatcgcgacggggaaaggggggagatgggatagaaccacttgtcaattgtttcttgttcacaaaagcactaatcaaaaatttgctccaggggcttgcaacgtagtaggcctacaatatattaccttactgggagaatgcaagtttccagtacaaaggacttaacatttcttacatactgcttgactaaaatctttacaaaaattgactatattctatacaagaaacacttaacaagggtaaaaggagaaacagaatccgttagtcgcctcttacgacatgctggggagcatcgggtaaattcttccccctaacccgcggggggtgctaGTAGACCTACTGACATACTATAGGTAACaggcaaaataaaaacaaaagtgaTACAAGAAAAGCAGAGAAACGtaggaagaagagaaagaacgagggagaaagaaagagagagagaaagagagagagagagagagagagagagagagagagagagagagactgagagagagagagagtgagggagagatagagagattgagggagaaagagagagagtgagggagagagagagagagagagagagggagagtgagagagtgagagagacagagagagacagagagagagaaagaaagagaggaagaaagagagaaaaagagagagcgagagaaagagagagagagagagggggggggaagagagagagagacagagagagagacacagagacacagagagagagacagagaggggacagagagagtTCAGTGTTAAAGGATAGGTCTGTCATTCACATGCCAATCATTCATTGACACCTTCCATACATTAAAGTTGAATGCAGGGTTGAAAGGAGAGACTTGTTCAGCCAGCTACACAGTGCATCCGATCTAAGAAACTGTGTATTGACATGAAAGACGCAATCGATAATCGATTTCACATTCAGTCATTTTGGGATCATCATAATGTGCCATGGGACTGATCAGAAAGACATACaaggtaaacagacagacaaacgcacatgcacacagacagtcacagaAACCGACACACACAGTTTCTGTCTCTTGGTATGACTGTCTATCTCTCAGTGTTTTTCCCAGATGATTTAAACTGTAATCACACGTATTTCAAGTTACTTTAAAGGAATttaaattgtttaaaaaaagtCCCTTGTCTACGGCTTAGGAAGCTTTTGCAAGCTTTTTACGGTGCATAATAATTATATAGTAACCACCCATAGCCACGCACAGAAAAATTGTTCGTTGAATAAACATCTGGAACCATTGTCAGAAGACAATTATAGGCTAGAATGAAcggatttttttaattaacaTTGTAAGAGATAATAGATCTCAAGATGTATTTTGAGAAACAAAATTCAGAAACGATATGCATGGTGCTATCTTCAACTACTGAGATAATcctgggtttttttgtgtgtgggtgggttcATGTTTTGGAAAGTACTGTTTCAAGAAAAAAACCATTCCACTTGGGTCATGGCTCTGGTTGAAATGTATGGCTATGGTTGACATTTCAACCAGTTTAACCAGTTTGGAAGGtctcgggttcgaatcccggccaaGCCATTTAAAGCTGTCAACGGCCAGAATTGTATCGCTTTCCTACGTCACTGTTTAATTATATATCAACAGAATTCAAAGAAAATGTGTTTTCAAAATTGTGTGAGTGAAATACACCGTAGTAACCAAATAAACACACAGTTCGAAAAACAAGTATAGTGGTAACCTGTCATGGTTCTCGTTGAAATTCTTCGTAATAATAAACCGAAGTGATtttcaaacaaaacatgttttcaaaatgttgaacacacaccaaagaaaccaacatgaacgcgcgcgctcgctcgctctctctctctctctctctctctctctctctctctctctctctctctctctctctctctctctctctctctctctctctctctctctcgctcgctcgctctctctctctctctctctctctctctctctctctctctctctctctctctctctcttagtctctctcttagtctctctctgtctctctctacctccctttCCTTGTATTGCTTTTGGTTTATTTGTattcattttgattttgattCTTTTGTAAAGTATGTCAGTACTAGCTGATACGTCCGACTATTCGTGTGATCTTAAATTAATTTACATGGGTTGCATCATACAAGCTTCTGCTCGAATTCTTTTCTCGAATTCATTTCCCTACTTTTCATACCCATTACTACTGTATTGTGATGTAGTACTTTAATAAATTCGTCTTTAAACCAATTGATTTTTTGAGACTGAGAAAGACACAAAAAGTCATACATAAAAAAAGATTGACATACCTTTTAGGTAAAAAGCTGGTAGAGTCAAAGTTGACGCACAACTTTAAATTCAGCTTTCGTCAGAAAATCATCCTGCAGTTTTCGATCATTCGTGGATCACTGTTTGTAAAGAAAGTTCACCGACAAACTCTCAGTCTCACCACAGCAGTATGCGTCCAGAAACCAGCATTTTCAGTCAAGACTTTACTGATCTAATGCCCAGATCTTCACCTGACAAGATATCCAAGCCGCATTTCATGTATACACAAACAATATACAAATATCTTTTAAAAGACTCTCCTATCCCATAAAATCGAGCCATTTAAAGCTGTCAACGGCTAGAATGGGATCGATTTCCTACGTCACAGCTCTTTCAGTCAGGCTCGATAATTTATTACTTACCGAATGCTCTTACCAATCGCAGAGGCCCAAGGCGAGTAAAAAGTAGGTTAAAAGTAGGTTATTTGAACttgataataatgttttatgtttgtttgtatgaatgtttttgtttgtttgtatgaatgattttgtttttttgattggttgtttttgcgtttgttagtttgtttgtgtgtatgttcatTTGTtcatctttgtttgtttgttgttttaacATTCtataaaacgtattatcattggATTAGTCCCTCTCATGGGCGAGGGCTTGATGTAAATAAAAACACCTGTTTGCGTGTACCATTaacctcgttaataaagaatttttCTTCGTCTTTGTCTTTATTTGGGGGTTCCAGTTACATCAGATGGTTACATGTAGTGCATCGTAGAAACTCTATCTAAATCTTTAAATTACATGGTCTGGTTGGTGGAGTACTGGACTTGTGAACTTTTCGCATTCGGATTTGTTGATGTAGTATAAACCCCACACTGAatatctctccctcccttccaaaGTACTCATGATCATCTTTAGGGGTCACATTTGTTCAACGAAAAAATGATATTACAACTTagaaagttgttgttttgtctgtaacattttttattcattaTGACGAAGAGGCAAGAGGcaagaggcaaggcaacagctgggcagaagcggagagaacagcccagaacagggtgcgatggagaaatgtcgtcaatggcctattttccgctgggggcaaagggccTAAGTAAAGTAAGTAATGACGAATTATTCAAGTGCAGTCAAGCCGAACATTCTCGAGCATTAATTTATTGTGTGGAAAATCAAGAATCAGCATGTCTATGATTAAATGTTCCAATAACTaactttctttctgtttttctttaacTTGTATTCTTTATGACTATCTATATAAGTGCAATCGACAAGCCAATCATTCCAGTGCATTAATTCATTAtgtgcaaaaataaaaaaaatctgttaaGACTTCATGTCTGTATGTCTTATGCAGATTTGTAAGTTACAAAAAAGAGTAACTTGTGACATGTGCctgtgtttgtgactgtgtcAGTGGTGCTTGTAACAGCTATGTAGCCCATGCTTACATTTCAAAGGTTGACACGTCGGGTCGTCAGGGATATAACAATTTACAATTCAGATATGTTCTTGTGGGTAGACGATTGCAAACACAAGCATTCAAATGTAAACATAATTGTGACTCACCGTGGACAAACGAATGGTTGGCAGACGAACCCAAGGTGCACCCAGAGAGCGGGatcgatagagagagaaagtgtgtgtgcgtgtgtgttagtgtgtgtgtgtaaatgtgagCATGCAAAACCCACCAACCGGGTTTATGTATATGTTTCACACAGTACCAACTGGGGCAATTTGACAAGTGGGTTCCAAATTTTGAAACCCAGTTGTTTAAAcgtcttttttgacggaaagaatgtcataaccatgttcaaaatgacattctttccgtaaaataaaaaaataaaaacttttttttttaacggaaAGAATGCCATATTCAAGATGATGACACTCTTTCCGTCAAaattccgtcccctataggctacgaaataggtcaaattttatgCCTTTTTTAGTGTCAAATTCGTCCATGCCGGAGCGGATACTGCAGTCAGTGCGGTTGTAGTGCAAGCGCACTACAAAGACACTGCgcgcagtgccgttgtagtccaAGTGCACTATCGGCTAGGAACCCACTTTGGGGgttttgcgtgcgtgtgtgtgtgtgtgtgtgtgtgtgtgtgtgtgcgcgcgcatgtgtgtgtatgtttgtttgttagagacagagagacagatagaaagactgacagacagacagacatacaaagagagagagagagagagagagagagtttgtttgtttgtttgtttgcttaacgcccagagagagagagaaagacacacatgcacatacatacaaacacacactgacacacatacatacacacacacacacacacacacacacacacacacacacacacacacacacacacacacacacacacacacacacacacacacacacactgacacgggGGCAGACATCTCATTACCgtgatttagtcaagttatgactaaatgtttttctTATTTATATAGGATAATCTGTCTCAAGTATAGACTGAATTTAGACTGTAAGCCGCAAACCCGAACTGTGACGtagcagtacagtggaaccctgccctggcgaccactcacattttcacaactGAACACCTGCCCATGATGACcactcacattttcacaactGAACACCTGCCCATGATGACcactcacattttcacaactGAACACCTGCCCATGATGACcactcacattttcacaactGAACACCTGCCCATGATGACcactcacattttcacaactGAACACCTGCCCATGATGACcactcacattttcacaactGAACACCTGCCCATGATGACcactcacattttcacaactGAACACCTGCCCATGATGACcactcacattttcacaactGAACACCTGCCCATGATGACcactcacattttcacaacggaacacctgcccATGATGACcactcacattttcacaactGAACACCTGCCCATGATGACcactcacattttcacaactGAACACCTGCCCATGATGACCACTCACCTTTTCACAACTGAACACCTGCCCATGATGACcactcacattttcacaactGAACACCTGCCCATGATGACcactcacattttcacaactGAACACCTGCCCATGATGACcactcacattttcacaactGAACACCTGCCCATGATGACCACTCACCTTTTCACAACTGAACACCTGCCCATGATGACcactcacattttcacaactGAACACCTGCCCGGCCCATGATGACCACTCACCTTTTCACAACTGAACACCTGCCCATGATGACCACTCACCTTTTCACAACTGACCACCTGCCCATGATGACCACTCACCTTTTCACAACTGACCACCTGCCCATGATGACCACTCACCTTTTCACAACTGACCACCTGCCCATGATGACCACTCACCGCTTTTCACAACTGACCACCTGCCCATGATGACCACTCACCTTTTCACAACTGCCCACCTGCCCATGATGACCACTCACCGCTTTTCACAACTGACCACCTGCCCATGATGACCACTCACCGCTTTTCACAACTGACCATCTGCCCATGATGACCACTCACCTTTTCACAACTGAACACCTGCCCATGATGACCACTCAGTCACCTTTTCACAACTGAACACCTGCCCATGATGACCACTCACCTTTTCACAACTGAACACCTGCCCATCTGACCACTCACCTTTTCACAACTGAACACCTGCCCATGATGACCACTCACCTTTTCACAACTTAACACCTGCCCATGATGACCACTCACCTTTTCACAACTGAACACCTGCCCATGATGACCACTCACCTTTTCACAACTGACCACCTGCGCATGATGACCACCCCGGCACTGAAAGGATCCCCAACAAGGTTCTTTccaatataattcacctttccatataACGACCAACTGTCTAGTAAAAGGGCCACTGTTGGTTGTCTCGTGAGTAGTCGTTATAGACTTGTTTGATTGTCAGACGAAGAACGACAGAACACCGTCTCTCTCCGCATCTCCAGCCCCCTTCATCACCCTACTCCTCCCCCCCCTTGTTTTTCTCCTCTCAGCCTACCCCTACCCCtactgtctgtgtttgttgtgtttagAGTGTGGTTTGTAGTAATTAGCATTAGCTGATCGACGTAGAACATTGATTACCCGCCAAAGGACAATCTACTTTCGTTTTCAGTTCAGAttcaccgaaacttccagccaAGCGCTCACAAGATCATGACGTAGTTTGCGACTGCGCAGAAATTATCTCTCAAGGAAGTAAACAAGCATCGATTGTTTCGCAAGGTGAGGTCTGCAATGCGAAAGTAACCGTATTCTGCTACGATTTACTTATAATCAAGACGCCAGTTTGGTAATTCTGATTAACTAATGCTTGAAGTGTGGCGTAATTCACTGATTGGCTCTGTCATGTCGAGATTATGGTAGAAAATGCCAACGATTTACGTTGCGGAACTTACACTTACAGCTTGAAAGTGCGCAAAATGTAGACCAGTCCAGAAAATTCGTTGAAGCTGCTAATTCATCTGTACAGCTAGGCAGTGTCTCATATGCCGTGTGTTATCAAAGCAGTGACATATTGAGTAGAAGTAAGTATTCGTGTTGTACACATGACATAATAATTATCTTTTCATGTTTTTATCTTTTGCAATCAAACCGGCAAAAACTGGATCGCGGCTACCATACCactcacttcttcttcttcttcccggtGGAGGATGATCATTCTGGCATGAAAAGGGGGGTGTTATAGAATCCATTTGCTTGCTCCGGTCGTTGTCATTTTTATTGTCCGTAAAACATTGCCAAAAGTCCGTATCCGTAAGGGCCTAGTTTTGTCAGGAACTGTAACTTAATTTGCGGAGGCTCGTGACACAAAAGCGTCAGCTGTTGCTCCCTCCAGCCCCACAGTTTCACTGGGAAGGTGGTTCCAGTCCCTAACAGTCCTCGGCCAGTCATACTCATAGAAGgacaaacacattaattttcctTTAAATTTGAGGGAACAAAATACTGTGGAGACAGTATTTTTATGTACAGTTAAATGTAAATTTGTTCAATCGACGATCTCatgtagttttttgttttttccagGTCTATTATTTGCAACAATTATCAACTAAGCTCATCGATCAAGTCAACACCTGATCAGCTAGAATCACAAAGATGACTTCGGCAATGGAGATTGCAAAAGCTGGCTGGATGCACAGACAGAGTAAGTCATTTATTTACTGTTAACAAGTTGTTGATCTGTTGATTTGTTGTCCGTTTACCTCCACTGAGAAGATTAGTTGGGATTTATTTGATCGCACAATTACTGGCTACACGCACTCAGATTCTGCCCCCTGTACCCTGTATAGACACCAAGGTCGTTACCTTCCGGTCGCGAAGCAAATTTGACATTCGATGCCACTTTGCGATAGGAACATAGGAACGCAGAGCAGTTAATTCCATCAgagagtaaaaaaaaacccaaaaaacaatCTTATGATACACGGCctttactgttactgttagtgttacgtAGATTAAATTCTCGGAGCTAGTGTACATAAAAGATCAGAGAACAGCATCAACTCATTCGACACCATTTTGCGAATGAAAGCTTCACTTTCAATTTATAGTATCAAAGTACGCTAGGGacaaatcaacacacacacacaaaactgatgcTACACTGCAATTATTGTTGTACGCCTCGTAGTTTGAAACACACTTGGATTGTGTATCAGCCTAAAAgcatgggtgttactcttccggcttttgccggatttccggtttttgaaaaaatctgaagccaaaaattccggttttccgggttttaaaaaaaaaaaaagcttcgtttcgctaagttgaaataacgagcagcggttccgatccgacttttgacaccggttcgcgtgctttctcgTTTCGCTCCCTcttggatttgccgccatcttgcttattatgatttggtttcgtcggtgtccagaaactttctttcaaacttgagcattttagacccctgcctttcaggttttttgatttttcccagtaacacccatgtAAAAGTGTGTGTATACCATGAGAGCTAGAGTACATTATTGCAAACCGAAAAAGAGATGGCGGAATTACGTCAACACATCAGATTGATTTTCACTGGCTACTTCCTAACCACTTGTAAGGGCGCATTTCATTGGCTTAGTGTTGAAACAGAGCTTTTCATTGCGAGAGTGTATACAGACCTATCAATCATACACTCGGAGTGCGCCAAGTAGCCTTTGCCTTATTTGTTATGGTATTCTCTTTGTAATGAGGGTGAAATTTGCATGCCTCCACTTCAGTTCCTGTTGACAAGTTAATGTAACTAGTCAGTTTCCGTTTCAGTGTTGTGATATTAAGGCCAAAATCAGGATTTTAGATTCCAAAATATTCGAAATCTTTGTTTCATACGTAGACcgtttcaaaacaaatgtagaAGAGACTGTTTCTTACACTCTTAAtaactacatgtacatgtaagTATAAGAGTGTAAGAAACAGTCTCTTGTGGCGAGTATGTGAAGGAAGAAGAaaccttatttttatttttattttttttatttttttacttttgggaagacgcttaagcgtgcccttttaatcgataaacaataacattatataacacacttggtatctgtatgtttaactgtacattaatctGTGGCACAGCACATTTAACATTTACTTTTGGCGCGAATTCTTACAATACATAAATGGACAAGAATGTATTAATCTATGCGGTTGTGTCTGCGGTGTCAAAATTTGCGACATCAACATAATCATGAatccactcacacacatacatatgcatATGCACATATACTTAATCATTTTCATTTACAAAATACTCAAACGTCTCAACCCTAATTCGCAATTAAACATTATATTTAaatcaataggcctaccatatctaaacttgctgatacacatttttgctatcaacaaaatatgattgataattttgtttgttggggTATGCATTCCTGGtaaataaccaaacaatacatcatgTTCTGTTAATATAACATTTTCTTTCGTATTAACAAAAATACATCTAATAACATGTTCCCAAAATAACCTCATTTTTCTACATTTCCAATAAAAGTGCTCAGTATAATCTATTTCGTTACAGAGACTAcacaaattattttctttcaactTCATCTTGTGGAGTAAAatgtttgtggggtaaatattatgtaatattttccattgaAGGAAATTTAATCTTTCCTCgctagtagtagtacatttaaTTGCCAAGAGCCAATATTTCTCGTCAATGGAAATattatatttatgtaaccaGAATTTTACAGAGCAGGGTACGCTTGCTTTTGCATTTGTTAAAATAGCGCGGAACTGTTTGGGGGAAGGTTTTTTAACAGGTCTTGTAGACAGGGCCCAGATTCGTCACTCGCGTTTCCGTAGGCTGTGTCCTCTCGCAGCGCACGCGCGCGGAGGGCCGTGTGCAAAGCATTATACTCAAAAAGCCGTGTGGCGCTATAACCAACAGTGGTACAAATCTGTTCATGCGGGACAGTATTACCGTCTATCCATATATATAGCTATAAGAAGAAACCTTAATACAATGCATACATAGAATTCTTTTGTCCAGATTGAAAAAAATGTCATTtgtaattacatcatgtatacACCCCTGGCCCTATGCTCAGATAGTAtttgtgtcagtgtcactgaTAGCAGAATTGTGTGTTAAGACTTAATTATGGGTAGCTAATTCGTTTGTAATTTTTAAAACAATGTTTGTGTtttactacagtggtacctgtgatgtgtggctcctccgatgagaggacatcCCCCTTAAAACTGAAAGGATACCTTCAGTTGTCCCTTTTTCTATAatctctaccaaaatatacctcTCATAAAAGGCCACCTGGCATGTAGGGACACATTTGGGTCGCGGACACCACTGTACTTTCAAAGCAATGTACTAACCTCAGAAATGATTTTCCCCGTATTAATGTGCAGGTTCTGTGTTGCATCGGTGGAAGAAGAACTGGTTTGTTCTGTACCAAGATGGCATACTGCGATATTTTGATTCTCCGGACAGCTCCAGAGCGGAAGAAGTTTACGTTCTGCGATCATGTTGCAAGCTCATCAAAACTGGCAAGGAGGTGAGAACAGGATTTAATTGCAATGAAAAGTTAGTATTAAGTAGATCTATGCTCAGTGGATTCTATCTGTTGTtgtcattaggccaaaaaaaaaaataggtgtggttacggtaacatagccacaaaaaatagggtaggtaggtaggcaatcactttttgttttttttttacttttttttctaatgtgtacaaattaaacctacttgacagggaaataagtagaggttacatgccgagtctcagtgattattaaaaataatggtcgaagttagcggatcatgaaaaatgcgagcttcagcgagctttttcatgaccgcgaactgaga from Littorina saxatilis isolate snail1 unplaced genomic scaffold, US_GU_Lsax_2.0 scaffold_1637, whole genome shotgun sequence includes the following:
- the LOC138957086 gene encoding probable maltase-glucoamylase 2, yielding MTTHIFTTEHLPMMTTHIFTTEHLPMMTTHIFTTEHLPMMTTHIFTTEHLPMMTTHIFTTEHLPMMTTHIFTTEHLPMMTTHIFTTEHLPMMTTHIFTTEHLPMMTTHIFTTEHLPMMTTHIFTTEHLPMMTTHLFTTEHLPMMTTHIFTTEHLPMMTTHIFTTEHLPMMTTHIFTTEHLPMMTTHLFTTEHLPMMTTHIFTTEHLPGP